The following nucleotide sequence is from Haliscomenobacter hydrossis DSM 1100.
ATGAGAGCATTGATTCAAAATATGCGAAATACAATTTTCGGTCCAATTTAGACATTTCGCTCTCCAGAAGATTGTCTGCTGAGTTTAGAATTGCGGGCTCCATTGAGGCAAGCAGCAATCCGAATAACTACACGACGGGGTCGACCTTTAGTTTGTTGCAATCCTTGCCACCCAATGCCTTTCCGGTGTACAATCCGAATGGAAGCTACGGCGGCAATGCCTTGTACGCCAACCCGGTGGGCAATTTGATCTCCACGGGTTTTTACAACAACAATTCCCGCACCATTTTGTCTTCCTTGAAATTTACCGAGCAGCTGGACATGATCACCAAAGGTTTGAGTGTGTCTGCGGCCGTTTCCATCAACAATTACTTTGAACAGGGTTCCCGGAAATCCAAACAGTACCCTCGCTATTCATTGGCGCGGGGGGTAACCGGGGATACCATTTATAGCCCTCCCGTGGGTCAGCTGACGTCCTTATCGGGTGCCGAGGAGACCCTGGATCAATATCGGAATTTCATCGTGCAGGCTTTTTTGAACTACCAAAGAACCTTCGGCAAGCACGATATTTCGGCGATGGTCATGATGAACAACGACAACGTTACGCTGTTTGGACCCGCTTCTGATCCGTCAAACCCCACGGCGAATTCTACCGATCCCTACAAACACAATAGCGCTGCGGGCCGACTCACCTATGTCCTCAATGAGAAGTACATCGCTGAATTTTCGTTGGGCTACATGGGCAGCGAGATTTTTGCCCCCGAAAAAAGATATGGCTTCTTTCCAGCTGGTTCTGTCGGATGGATCCTGTCTAACGAAGGGTTTTTGAAGCAAAGTCAAGCCATCAATTTTTTAAAGCTGCGGGCTTCCTACGGCTTGGTGGGTAACGACATCATTGCCTCGCAAGGATTGTCTACCCGGTATGCCTATACTCCAACTTTTGGGGGTGGGGGCTATTTTTTTGGTACGGGTAACACTGGCGTTGGTGGTTTTGCCGAAAATGCCATCGCCAACAACAACGTAACCTGGGAAAAAGAAAAATCTTTGAACGTAGGACTAGACATTGCCTTCTTCAAACATTTCGAAGCCTCTTTTGACTATTTCAACCGCGATCGCTACGATATCCTGGTTGGTTCAAACAGTACCATTCCCCTCTACCTCGGGGTCATTACGCCAACGCTCAACCAGGGCAAAACCAACAACAATGGGTTTGATTTTGCTTTGCGGTACAATAGCGATACCAAAAAGACACTCCAGTTTTTTGCCGCAGCCAATGTATTTTATGCGACCAGTAAAATTGTATTCAATGCGGAGGCCATTCAATTGAACCCCCTACTGCTCAGTACAGGCAATAAGATTGGGCAACCGCTGGGACTCAAAGCCATTGGTTTTTACTCCGCCGATGACATTGCCCAGCGCTCGATCGATCCTAAAAGTGTACCAGGCGTATTGACCGAAGTAATCCGAGCGGGAGACATCAAATACCAGGACATCGGCGGGCCAGAAGGCAAACCAGATGGAATCATTGATGGCAATGACCGCATGCCCATCGGCAACCCTAGCCAGCCAGCATTAAGTGGGGGCTTACACACGGGACTGCGGTACAAAGGATTTGATTTGGATTTGGTATTCCAGGGGGTAACGGGTAATACCGTTTATCTGGGTGGAAATACTTTTCATGCGTTTCAGAGCAATGGGCAAGTTGCGCCCATTGCCTTTGGTCGCTGGACACCCCAAACTGCGGAATCGGCCACCTACCCGCGGCTCTCGTCCAGAGACAACCTCAACAATT
It contains:
- a CDS encoding SusC/RagA family TonB-linked outer membrane protein; protein product: MKSIYKTSVQLIVLFILLLAQASFAQTAESDTINLGTAPVTSLFSGQRNIAFGTQPAQHVSTAISTVYGRDLEKNFNLNLGNTLYGRLSGLVVTQGGSEPGVATPGMLIRGINTFGGASNAPLYIIDGFISNGTGPANAFMQLTPEEIESISVLKDAAATALYGARAANGVVLVTTKAGKEGQLKVSFTTRQGFNQAQALPQFLNAYDYSVLYNEALNNDGLPIRYTDADLEAYKDGSDPVFHPDVDWYDQVLRPASYASSYNLNFGGGDKFVRYFVSLNALSSQGLFKKFGDLSDESIDSKYAKYNFRSNLDISLSRRLSAEFRIAGSIEASSNPNNYTTGSTFSLLQSLPPNAFPVYNPNGSYGGNALYANPVGNLISTGFYNNNSRTILSSLKFTEQLDMITKGLSVSAAVSINNYFEQGSRKSKQYPRYSLARGVTGDTIYSPPVGQLTSLSGAEETLDQYRNFIVQAFLNYQRTFGKHDISAMVMMNNDNVTLFGPASDPSNPTANSTDPYKHNSAAGRLTYVLNEKYIAEFSLGYMGSEIFAPEKRYGFFPAGSVGWILSNEGFLKQSQAINFLKLRASYGLVGNDIIASQGLSTRYAYTPTFGGGGYFFGTGNTGVGGFAENAIANNNVTWEKEKSLNVGLDIAFFKHFEASFDYFNRDRYDILVGSNSTIPLYLGVITPTLNQGKTNNNGFDFALRYNSDTKKTLQFFAAANVFYATSKIVFNAEAIQLNPLLLSTGNKIGQPLGLKAIGFYSADDIAQRSIDPKSVPGVLTEVIRAGDIKYQDIGGPEGKPDGIIDGNDRMPIGNPSQPALSGGLHTGLRYKGFDLDLVFQGVTGNTVYLGGNTFHAFQSNGQVAPIAFGRWTPQTAESATYPRLSSRDNLNNYQFSSFWQRDGSFIKLRSAEIGYSLPAQLTDKVRISSARIFINGTNLFSWDNLEDGDPESLTGYPVMRTLTLGLNIQL